The DNA window CTTTTTCTTTGGATTATCTTTTATTTTTTATTCATCTCACTTTTCTCTAAAAATTATGCAAGATATATTTTACCAATCACACCAGTTTTTATAATTTGTGGATATGAATTCTGGACTGAAAAAGGAATAAAAAAATTCCCAAGATATTTTAAAAACATTGTTTTATATCTATCCCTTCTTTTTTCTTTTATTTATGGTATGAGTTTTAAATCATTATTTTTAAAGGAAAATATAAGGACAGAAGCAGGAATATGGATAAAAGAAAATATACCAGAAGGAAAATCTATTGGTGTTTGTGAAGTTCCATGGCAGCTTCAGATGCCTCCTTTTGATTATTTTTCTTATAAAGTTGTTGTTATAAATTATGATTTTGAAAAATTAAAAAAAGAAAATCCTGAATACTTTATAATTTCTTCTTTTCAGGCACCAATACCATCCTACCCTTCAAATTTACAAAAAGAAAGAATAGAATTTTACCAGAAATTTATAAACTCAAATTTTTATAAACCAATAAAAATCTTTCAAAAATTTCCTTTTTTCAGTATAATAAATTTTAATTTTAAAGTTTTGCCCGAAGATTTGATATACTTAAATCCAACAATTTTAATATTAAAAAAAAATGAGTGAGATATTTAATTTTGATTTACCAAAAGAATTGATTGCTCAGTATCCATTAAAAGAAAGAGAAAAAGCAAGATTGATGATTGTCCATAGGGAAAATAAAGAAATTAAAGAAGACCTTTTTGAAAATATTGGGAATTATTTAAACGATAGATTTGTAATTGTTTTAAATGATACAAGAGTTATACCAGCAAGAATAATCTGCAATAAAGAGACGGGTGGAAAAATAGAAGTATTTCTTTTAAAAAATCTTGATAAATTTTTATGGCAGGTACTTATTAAAGGAAAAATAAAAGTTAGTGCGAAATTTAAAAAAGAAGATATGGAAGGAAAGATTGTTGAAAAAAAAGAAAATGGAAGTTATATTGTTGAATTTAATAAGGATAAAGAAGAAATTAAAAATTATGGAGAAATACCACTACCTCCTTATATAAAAAGGAAACCAGAAAAAGAGGATAAAATTTATTATCAAACTGTCTATGCAAAGAAAAATGGTTCAATTGCAGCACCGACAGCAGGACTTCATTTTACAGAAGAGATTATTGAAAAATTGAAAAATAAGGGAATTGAATTTATATCAATTACTTTACATATTGGATGGTATTCAATAAAGGTCTTAAAAGAAAATAAAAATTCTGTTGGTGAGGAATATTTAGAAATAAATGAAGAAACTGCTATAAGATTGAACGAACTTAAAAGTAAAGGTAAAAAAATTATTGCTGTTGGAACAAGTACAACAAGAGGTCTTGAAAGTGCAACTGAAAATGGAAAGATTAAACCATATAATGGCTATACAAATCTTTTTATAAAACCAGGTTTTAAATTTAAATTTATTGATGGACTTATAACAAACTTTCACCTGCCAAAATCTACCCACTTATCTCTTGTCTGTGCTTTTGCTGGAACTGAATTGATTGAAAAGTGTTATAAAATTGCTATTGAAAAAAAATATAGATTTTATTCTTATGGTGATAGTATGCTTATAATTTAAAATGGAATTCAAAATTTTATATAAAAATTTAGAAACGAAAGCAAGAATTGGAGAAATAAAACTTCCACATGGAAAAGTTAAAACACCTTGTTTTATGCCTGTTGCAACAC is part of the bacterium genome and encodes:
- the queA gene encoding tRNA preQ1(34) S-adenosylmethionine ribosyltransferase-isomerase QueA, coding for MSEIFNFDLPKELIAQYPLKEREKARLMIVHRENKEIKEDLFENIGNYLNDRFVIVLNDTRVIPARIICNKETGGKIEVFLLKNLDKFLWQVLIKGKIKVSAKFKKEDMEGKIVEKKENGSYIVEFNKDKEEIKNYGEIPLPPYIKRKPEKEDKIYYQTVYAKKNGSIAAPTAGLHFTEEIIEKLKNKGIEFISITLHIGWYSIKVLKENKNSVGEEYLEINEETAIRLNELKSKGKKIIAVGTSTTRGLESATENGKIKPYNGYTNLFIKPGFKFKFIDGLITNFHLPKSTHLSLVCAFAGTELIEKCYKIAIEKKYRFYSYGDSMLII